Proteins from one Cicer arietinum cultivar CDC Frontier isolate Library 1 chromosome 3, Cicar.CDCFrontier_v2.0, whole genome shotgun sequence genomic window:
- the LOC101492171 gene encoding oleosin Ara h 10.0101-like, which produces MTDRQTPHTVQVHTTHRYDTAVNPQQRYETSAVNPQQRYVTGATHYSSDKSPSTSQVVAVIAGLPVGGILLTLAGLSLIGTLTGLAVTTPLFILFSPVLVPATIVIGLAVAGFLTSGAFGLTALSSFSWVMNYIRQTQGTVPEQLEYAKRRMADVAGYVGQKTKEAGQKTKEVGQDIQSKAQDAKRTSAATTTTGSTTTTAAA; this is translated from the coding sequence ATGACGGATCGTCAAACCCCACACACAGTTCAAGTTCACACAACACACCGTTACGATACCGCTGTTAACCCTCAACAACGTTATGAAACTAGCGCTGTTAACCCTCAACAGCGTTATGTAACTGGAGCTACCCATTACTCATCAGACAAATCTCCATCAACCTCTCAAGTTGTTGCCGTGATTGCCGGCCTTCCAGTAGGCGGCATACTTCTCACACTTGCTGGACTCTCCCTTATCGGAACTCTCACCGGACTGGCAGTCACAACCCCACTTTTCATCCTCTTCAGCCCTGTTCTTGTTCCGGCCACCATTGTCATCGGGTTGGCTGTTGCCGGGTTTTTGACGTCAGGAGCTTTCGGGCTGACAGCTCTTTCGTCATTCTCGTGGGTTATGAACTACATCCGGCAGACACAAGGAACTGTGCCGGAGCAGCTGGAGTACGCGAAGCGGAGGATGGCGGATGTGGCAGGTTACGTGGGGCAGAAGACAAAGGAGGCAGGACAGAAGACAAAGGAGGTTGGACAAGATATACAGTCAAAGGCTCAAGATGCAAAGAGAACATCAGCTGCAACAACTACAACAGGATCAACTACAACAACAGCGGCAGCATGA